The Nakamurella antarctica genomic interval CCGACATCACCTGCCGTGCAATGATTCTCGATAGTAGAATCGGCGGCCGGAGGCGGCTGCTTACAGGTACTGGAAGGGTCCGTCATGGGTGTCTCAAATTTCGTATCTGGAACGTGGGTAGCTCGAGGGTTCGCCAACCTGGGGCAGTAGGTCGGGCCCAGGGAACTCTACGGGGACAATGAAAGGGGCGAGTGCCCCGCTCTTCCTCAAGGCCCCCATTCCAGGAGGCCGGGATCCCACTCCCCGCACACCGAGCCGATGCCGTGCCAGGTGATCCACTCGGGGTGGTAGGCACACGGCGGCCAGACAAGAACCTCGGCGCAGCTCGTGCACATCCAGAGGCGGTGTGAGAGCCCGGAGTGAGCGCCCGGGGCGACCGAACACAGACAAGGCGAGGAGCCCACCAGCACCTTTCCAGGGCCGAGTGCGTGGCCACGTGGGCAAGCCTCCGGCGCGAGTTCTGCCATCCCCTGGCCCGCGCGTTGAAAGTGCCGAAAATCCATAACGGAAGGTTAGGCAGGCTCACCGACAATCGGCCCCGACCTGGTCAGGGCGGACCCGATCATCAGTGTGCCGAGAGTGTCTACATCGAGAGCGCGGCCGACACATCGCTGCAAGGAAGACCGTGCGCCTGCGCCACCGGTTCGTTCGTGAGGTGGCCAGCATGTGTGGTGAGACCAAGGGCTAACGCGCCGTCAGCCTGGAGAGCTTTCGACCACCCGTGGTTGGCCAGCGCGGTGACGTAGGGCAGCGTCGCGTTGGTCAAGGCGTAGGTAGAGGACCGCGGCACCGCGCCTGGCATATTGGCCACGCAGTAGAACACAGAATTGTGCACGGCGAAGGTGGGGTCATCATGTGTGGTCGGGCGAGTGTCCTCGAAACACCCGCCCTGATCGACAGCGATGTCGACGAGCACGGATCCGGGCTGCATCTGGGCAACGAGTTCGTTGGTGACCAGCTTCGGTGCTTTGGCGCCCGGGATCAACACAGATCCGATCACCAGATCTGCGGCCTTCACCGCCTCCGCGATGGTGAAAGCGTTGGAAGCCAGCGTCTTCACCTGGCCGCCGAATTGGTTGTCCAGCCGCCGCAGAGCCGGCAGCGAGACATCGAGAATCGTGACATCGGCGCGCATACCGAGTGCGATCGCCGCTGAGTGCATTCCGGCGACACCGCCGCCGAGCACCACCACCTTGGCGTTATCGACTCCGGGGACGCCCCCGAGCAGCACTCCGCGGCCGCCTTCGTTGCGCATGAGATGGTAGGCGCCGACCTGCGGTGCGAGTCGACCGGCAATCTCGCTCATCGGGGCGAGCAACGGCAGGCTGCGATCGGGCAGTTGCACCGTCTCGTAAGCGATGGCGGTGGTGCCGGCTTCCATCAGGCGGTCGGTCAGTGGCCTGTCGGCGGCCAGGTGCAGGTAGGTGAACAGGACCAGGTCTTCCCTGAGCTGGTGGTATTCCGACGCAATCGGCTCCTTGACCTTGACGAGAAGCTCAGCGCTGTGCCATACCTCGTCCGCGGTGTCGACGATGGTGGCTCCT includes:
- the ald gene encoding alanine dehydrogenase is translated as MRIGVPREIKNHEYRVAMTPAGAHHLVQAGHEVMVQTQAGAGSQITDDDFRSAGATIVDTADEVWHSAELLVKVKEPIASEYHQLREDLVLFTYLHLAADRPLTDRLMEAGTTAIAYETVQLPDRSLPLLAPMSEIAGRLAPQVGAYHLMRNEGGRGVLLGGVPGVDNAKVVVLGGGVAGMHSAAIALGMRADVTILDVSLPALRRLDNQFGGQVKTLASNAFTIAEAVKAADLVIGSVLIPGAKAPKLVTNELVAQMQPGSVLVDIAVDQGGCFEDTRPTTHDDPTFAVHNSVFYCVANMPGAVPRSSTYALTNATLPYVTALANHGWSKALQADGALALGLTTHAGHLTNEPVAQAHGLPCSDVSAALSM